A window of the Gossypium hirsutum isolate 1008001.06 chromosome A03, Gossypium_hirsutum_v2.1, whole genome shotgun sequence genome harbors these coding sequences:
- the LOC107947691 gene encoding F-box protein At5g07670, protein MSVLKENPDSPLKKRPPRWSDIWLKKTKPLKHVVFAMQLQSLASKDPKSQTLIPHFANIDRTLLLSDELLLKILSKLPLSQRNPNSLVCKQWLNLQGRLVRSLKILDWNFLVSGRLITRFPNLAHVDLLNGCLFSPRNSGILLTHRMVSMQMRYGNCSNWELLEENLLPVEVVDGGLQALANGCPNLRRLVVINASELGLLTLAEECLTLQELELHKCNDNILRGIAACENLQILKLVGNVDGLYCSLVSDVGLTILAQGCKRLVKLELSGCEDCFDGIKAIGQCCLMLEELTICDHRMEDGWLAALSYCENLKTLRLLSCKRIDLDPGPDEYLGFCPSLERLYLQKCQLWSKKSLRALFRVCEAVREVVVLDCWGLDNDMFTSASVCRRVKFLSLEGCSLLTTEGLEATVLSWLDLETLVVVSCKNIKESDISPALATLFCNLKELRWRPDAKSLLSSSLMGTGMGKKGGKFFKRT, encoded by the exons ATGTCAGTTTTGAAGGAAAACCCAGATTCCCCGTTGAAGAAGAGGCCGCCGCGGTGGTCAGACATTTGGCTCAAGAAAACAAAGCCATTGAAGCATGTGGTGTTCGCTATGCAGCTTCAGTCTTTAGCTTCTAAAGACCCCAAATCCCAAACCCTTATCCCCCATTTCGCTAACATCGACCGAACTCTTCTCTTATCTGACGAGCTCCTCCTAAAAATCCTCTCTAAGCTACCCCTTTCTCAAAGGAACCCTAACTCCCTTGTCTGCAAACAGTGGCTCAATCTCCAAGGCCGTTTGGTTCGGTCCTTGAAGATCCTAGATTGGAACTTTCTCGTTTCAGGTCGGTTAATCACTAGATTCCCTAACTTAGCACACGTGGATTTGCTCAATGGCTGTTTGTTTTCACCCCGTAATTCTGGGATTCTGTTAACTCATCGGATGGTTTCGATGCAAATGAGGTATGGGAATTGTTCAAATTGGGAGCTTTTGGAAGAAAACCTATTGCCTGTTGAAGTTGTTGATGGAGGTCTACAAGCACTTGCTAATGGCTGCCCCAATCTTCGAAGACTTGTGGTAATTAACGCCAGTGAGTTGGGGTTGTTAACCTTGGCTGAAGAATGTTTGACACTACAAGAGCTTGAGTTACATAAATGTAACGACAACATTTTACGAGGGATTGCGGCGTGTGAGAATTTGCAAATCCTGAAACTCGTCGGAAATGTTGACGGTCTTTATTGTTCATTGGTTTCCGATGTTGGGTTAACTATCTTAGCTCAAGGGTGCAAGAGGTTAGTTAAGCTTGAACTTAGTGGTTGTGAAGATTGTTTTGATGGGATTAAAGCCATTGGGCAATGCTGTTTAATGCTAGAAGAATTAACTATTTGTGATCATAGAATGGAAGATGGATGGTTGGCTGCATTGTCTTATTGTGAGAATTTGAAGACTTTGAGGTTGCTGTCTTGTAAGAGGATCGACTTGGATCCCGGTCCCGATGAGTACTTGGGGTTTTGTCCGTCTCTCGAGCGATTGTATTTGCAAAAGTGTCAATTGTGGAGTAAGAAGAGTCTGAGAGCTTTGTTTCGAGTATGTGAAGCTGTGAGAGAGGTGGTTGTTTTGGACTGCTGGGGATTGGACAACGACATGTTCACCTCTGCTAGTGTTTGCAG GAGAGTGAAGTTCTTATCTTTAGAAGGATGCTCATTACTGACAACTGAAGGTTTGGAAGCCACGGTTCTTTCGTGGTTGGACCTCGAAACTCTGGTAGTCGTATCATGCAAGAACATAAAGGAAAGTGACATATCTCCCGCACTTGCAACCTTATTCTGTAATCTTAAAGAGTTGCGGTGGAGGCCAGACGCCAAATCTTTGCTTTCGTCGAGTCTTATGGGAACTGGCATGGGAAAAAAAGGTGGGAAATTTTTCAAAAGGACATGA